The sequence agttttgaatttgcCTATGCTATTAAACATCTTGTAACTAataatcaggctgagtatgaggcaATTTTAAAAGGGTTACAGTTGCTtcaggaagttgaagccgatgctattgaaattatgggtgattcattgttggtgatcagtcagttggcaggagaatatgaatgcaagaatgatgcATTGATGATTTACCACGAAAAATGCCAAAAGTTGATGGATGAGTTTCGGCTAGTAACTTTGAAGCATATATCTCGAGAACAGAATATAGAGGCTAATGACTTGGCTCAAGGAGCGTCGGGATACAAGCCGATGACAAAAGATATTGAGATAGAGATTGCTACGgttacagccgatgattggagatatgatgtgttTCAATACTTACAGAATCCTTCTCAATCGGCTTCACGGAAATTGCGTTATAAGGCTTTGAAATACACCTTATTGGATAATGAgctctattatcggacgattgatggggtgttgcttaagtgtttgagtgctgATCAGGCAAAAGTTGCAATCGGCAAagttcatgaagggatttgtggcactcatcagtcggctcataaaatgaagtggttacttcgaCGTGccgggtatttttggccgacgatgctggaggattgtttccgATATTATAAAGGTTGTCGAGATTGTTAGAAGTTTGGAGCGATCCAAAGAGCgccggcatcggctatgaatcctattattaaaccatggcattttagaggttggggaattgatatgatcggcatgattaatccaccatcgagtaaaggacacaagtttatattggtggcaaccgattattttaccaagtgggtagagacgattcctttaaagaaagttgattatggggatgctatacagtttgttcaagagcatataatctatcggtttggtattcctcaaactattacgaccgatcaaggttcaattttcgtatccgatgagtttgttcagtttgccgatagcatgggaattaaattgttgaattcctcgccgtattatgcacaagctaatgggcaagccgaggcatctaataagagtttgatcaagttgattaagaggaagatttctgattatcctcggcaatggcatactcggttaGCTGaggcattgtggtcttatcggatggcatgtcatggatcgatacaggttcctccttataaacttgtttatggtcatgaggctgttttgccatgggaagttagaatcggctcaagaAGAACGGAGCTGCAAAATACTTTatcagccgatgagtattataatcttatggccgatgaaagaGAGGATTTGGTTCAATCGCGGTtacgagcccttgcaaaggttactaaGGATAAGGATCGAATTGCccggcattataataagaaagtagtACCCAaggatttttcggaaggtgaacttgtatggaagttgatcctgccgattgggactcgggatagcaaattcggcaagtgatcgccgaattgggaaggaccgttccaaattcacAAGGTGGTATCTAAGGGAGCTTACATGTCGCAAGGACTCGATGGGGAAGTTTATGGTAGAGCActaaatggcaaatacttgaagaaatattaccctaGCGTTTGGGTTAACACATGATCGGCTGATGTTGCCGATGcatgatggccgatatggttatatcgcccttagttgttttttattgtaatcggttgtggtttgccgatgtacaaatggccgatatggttatatcgcccttagttgttttttataattttatcaatgtttttgacattataaaattaggggggcacatacatGGAAAATCGCAAAATTTTGAGCATATTTGGGAAGTATGTTAATTGGCACAAGGATTATACAGATAGCAAAGTTACAAAagttagccgattacaaaagtTTTCCAAAGTTTGTTACACAGAATGTCACTGGGACAAAtatcgctggatagccgatatagccctttgcctaatttgttctatttcttcaatagcttgggcgtcttgagcatcggttccacgGATGACTTTCAAGGATTTAGTCATATCAgcgacattcttgatagccgatttcagCCTTGCCTTCTGTTCTTCAACGGCttgtgggagatcggctagtttCTTGTGCTCTATATCCAGCTCGgcgttgcattcttgaagttgtgccaagagtTCAATTTtgcgagcttcaagccgatcaatTTTGGATTTGATCGGGCCCTCAGACAGCTGATCAAGCTTAAACTTCTGTAtgtgcacaagctgccgattgtgCTGGATTGTAGCTTCGATGTCTTTGCGCTCTCGGCGATCGGCTAATCTTTGCCTagccttctccagcttgaattgatgttgctcaaggtaGACGGCTGGAGTAAGTGCGTCGGCTAATTCATCCGGGAGAAGAGCTTGAATGTCTGTGAACCTTGCCCGGATTGGTTCATAGTTGGTTACCAGGTTGTCTAATGatgcttctagccgatgagagatgtctTCAAGTATTCTCTTCACATCATCAGGCAGAAGAGCTGTTGCTTTGCTAGTGGTGTCTTCTTCTGTTTCATCAAGATAATCCTTGATGTCGAAGGAGaaaagatcggctaagacctgcaagGGATAATATCATGGATGGTTAAGAATCAAGACATGATCGGCCGATCTCAAACTTATGTCCATAAAACTTACTGGAATAGCAGGGGCAGTtaattgttcttcttcttcaacgTGATGACTATCCGCAGCCGATGGCGTACGGTTGCCTGATTCTGGTTGCacaggaggtgaaggaggaggaggaggttgcaaAAAAGAGCAAATGTTAGATATAATCGACCCAGATCAGTTAATAAGAGGATTGAGAGTATATTACTGGTGGAACTGGTTTGGGAGTTGGCGCAGCCGATCTTTTCCTCacagcagttttctttttctgtaatTAATGAAATTGTGAGGAATCGGCTATAAAGTAAAACGATTATAAAAAGAATCAAGGAAAGCTGCTTACTCTTGAAAAGTGAGCTGGAACGGAAGGACTTGGAGGGGCCTGCttaggtgaagccgatggtgttctttcagtgTCACTGATTTCGGCTGCAGCTTGATCGACATCATCTCCAATTATTTCATCATCCAGAGCCtgttcgatggatggatctaaAGCAGGCAGATCGTCGGCTGGTGTGGTCTTCTTCGGCTtggtgtcttcttcttctttaaaGCTGGGGCTAAAGTGTCTgcagccgatgatctggttttccgcttcttgccggcatcggctggttGTCTGATAAGCCCTTGGAGAAGCGCTGAAGTATTGGGGGCATTATAGCCGATAGCAGAGggagatggcccacctccattTGAAATTAGACTCGGGGCATATTCAATGTCTTTGCCGCTGTtactccggcgaggaggagagaattctgttgtctgcaaatcaGAAGAAAAGGTTAGTCAAGGTTCAAATCGGCTGTCAGTTATTCAAGCAAGATTGATTAAGTGAAGATTTACCTAAGGAATGGCAtcagggaatagatctgtcatatacatggAGGCCGATTGATGGAACAAGTGTAGCTTCCATTCGctccaccatctgtcaaatgccCGGCTCCTGAACCTTGCCAACTTTATGTTCTCAATGCTGCCTAATGGAGGTCCAGGGATGTccagcagccgatccatcattaagGTAGAAGAGATGTCACCTCTGCATTGGATCTTGTCGGCAAAGTACAAGCCGATCGGCAGTTGTCCcattccaagttgtctagcCGATGACATTGGATGATAGAACTCATAGGAGACTTGGATATTTCTCCCTTGATGGATGCCAACGGGGAGAATACATGGGCTGATGGCAGTAGTGAAGACTTCTCTAGATTGCTGAAATTTTTCATGAttaatgtcttcaaatctgaaatCGGCTGGTAGTTCAAGATCCATTGAATCGGCATAAAAGAACCAAACTCGGGCATCCTTCTGAAATCTCTCATAGAAACTGAAGAACCAATCCTTCAGAAGTTCAGCCGATAGCTTTGCtcctgcatcggctggtgtaGATGCATACTCCCCGtatgacatgcatctgcgatAGGTGCGTTCCTCTCCATTATCTTCCACAATCGGCTCTAACCTTGGAAATTCGGATTCtgtcacagatggccgattgacaactttcatgactACCAGGTTCAGCCAGGATTGCAAtaaccaccatggtccacctgcccCAACTACTGAGCCGATGATTATCTTGGctgatgcattgttcaacatctggtatagatagccgagaaggatcTTGCCCAAGGGAAGTTGTTTCTTCGATTCTAGGGCTTCGGCTAAGAATTGCTAGTTGGTTGTAGGACCACAGCTTGACTCGCAGAAGAGgaatttttctagccacatcAACAGGAAGGCCACATGCTCTCTGGGAGTAACTGGTCCTTTGCCCATGTATGCTGTGATGTATCCTGACCAACCGCCAATACTTTTGGTCTTGAACTCAAAGGTGTTCTTGGTGTTCAAGTTCatggggttagccgatgaggtcaCATCTAAGCCAGTGAGCATAACGATATCTAGCAGAGTTGGGGTCATTGGCCCTTGGTTGAAGAGGAAGGCATTGAGGGTGTTGGACCAAAAATAAGTGGCGGCAGCTAACAGGGGTTCATCTTTGGCTGAATTTGCTATTGTGAGGGCTAGGGCTTGGCTGATTCCAATCTCATCCCAATGGGCTTGTTTGCTAGCCGACATCCGTTTGTACCATGCAGGCCAGCTTTTCTCGAGAGAAGGCCAGGATTTAAAGGTGTTTTTCCAATGACTCATGCTTAGATTGGCTGACCTAAAAGGGGTTCTATTGGTTTCGGCTGTGATGAATTTAGTGGGGTCGagattgccgattggaccaAGGAAGTATTGTTGGTCATTCAATAAACTGGGAACCGCAACAAGATTGGAAAGATGCTACACGTACAGAAgaaatagagaagaagaaaacaagatgagatGAAGAAAATCAATCTGCTGTATAGGAAAAGGGGATCTAGCCAATGGATACATACCTCGGTGTACTCGGCTGATGGTGTAGTAGACGGGTTGGTTGATGGCGCAGCGGACGGACCGGCAGAAGTCGACATCGCCATGGGTGGAGATCTGACCGGGGAAGAAATCGCCTGGGAATCGCCTTATGCGTcggggagatcgccggagagagagaagacggAATTCGCTTAAGCGGTGGAAACGGAAGTCACGGTGTGAAGATTCTCGGGggcaacggttagtatttaaagcactgtGTAATGGTCGGAAAACGGCAAGTGCGATTTTTACTCGTACTCGGTGTATTcggcaaatccggaacattaccaaatatcccggacttggggggcatgtgttaacgaccaaatttggtagtaTCAGCATCAGGGAAGAAGATGGGATCGAAGCAGAATCGAAGATAAAGGGCTGttgcggaaacagagcaagaatcggctgcaaTCCAAATCGGCTATGgtcaggatcggcagagttcgagtcggacagggCTAGCCGATACAACCGATTCCGGCAATACGACTCGGTGTACgtcatcgggttgagttaatgtgcttcatggtGATTGCCACGCagggatagagtcctgagaaggcaattgtatctattaattaggatattctatgtaatttccttagagatatgtttgggcaaaagtctgccgtaaagacttatgatatcttagagtttgttagggataatagtcgtgtccggtatggacacatatcttgtaatcctcgggtataaatagaccctgagccctatgtaaaaaactaacacacgttcaatacaatttcggcgcatcgccacccttttcgctttagttttatttcgacgagttcttgctttcgggttgagctgcatcggtttcgatcttcaacaagaggtaaaacttgttatggcggtttgcgttctcgggattagtgcttccatctttatgacactctaatcttgtttatgtaattcgtcgagttatcatatatcctatataatctctagcaatatcgttatctaacccgCAATCAGCTAATATCTGTCAACAGAggacagccgattaggttagatattgatgttgatttagattataaaggatatctaccactctatgaaactcccagcggtttgattgtctagatattgttcttcttttcatacttaatgctgtatcagttgagtttgatctattaagtcgtgcttagaatatcaatctctagcctgccttctggttgctgattagggtagtatcagggtttcagccgatcttgcCTGATTTAACTACCTTTATTCTATATGCTTAATTGACACGTTGAATCcaccctttatgttaagatcttgttgcatttaagtatattaggcttctgtttgatatattttacttgctttaatatcttaatctagagtagtatcggagtattagccgatacatgctagatctatctgatcggctatgctataaacgtaTATAGTTCccttattaatatatatttcgatctaagtgatttatactgtctcggcatggcgtccgatctatcccaatcacttgatttaagtatatattgatataggaagtatatattgttaatgtctacagccgatcgagtagatttagttctttttcATCTATTCAcgattgccgatcgatgcatatatgacatcggctcaaagataaatgatatgtcatcggcacttagccgatcggctatcgtttataggattaatcgcggtttctttgtttttgtttcttgttgattgcaggatcaaatcaactggcacgcttaCACACCCGAatgcgagttttggacctgcactggagttaagcagatctcccaggcctcgtgttttctgtcaacactaacctaattaatagatacaattaccATAATTGAGTTCTATCTCTAATTAGCAATGACGGTTAGTCCAATCTAGGCCCATACCGAGTCCAAGTCATACCATATCTGCCTTATCGGCCATCATTCTTATCAACTTGATCAATCATCAATCTCTGTCGCCAAGCAATTTTCAGCAGATGCGCAGTCCGACTTTGAATCCAACTCTATCCAACACCAAATCCACTTCGatcttccttcttcttctctgaATCTGATGCTAAATTCcattgttaacacatgccccccaattCTGCTGTATTATATAATGCGGCGGAATTTGCTCTGGTCGAACCCACGAAAATCTAGGGTTTCTGTTTTCAACCGTTCAGTTTACAAATAGAGGCCCACTGCTTCAAAATCCCTTTTTTGGCTGAGTCCTCCATAAGCTCTCCACTGTAGAAATCCCTAATCCTCCGGTAATCTCTCCGGCGATCAAACCCCGATGGTGAATTCTTCTGTTTCAACAACTCCGCTCGAGTTTGCAGCAATGGCGCACACGGCAGAGATCCCTGAGGTATGCTTATCAACTTTCCCATCAACTTTCTTCACTCCCCATGTTTCAATCTCTTGCTCAACCTTTTCAGCATCTCGATTTTGTTTATCAATCATCTTACTTATCAGCATCTCAAGAGCCAAATCTTAATCCCTTTCTCTCAAGATCCCACAAACTTCTTCCTTGGGCCGATGGGCAATCTTGATCTTGTAGACTTCATTAATGCTAAGACAAATAGGATCCCCTTCAGGAAGACTAACTCCGAGTTGGCCAAATGGAAATCAACCGTTAGGTCTTGGCCATCTCCTTTGAAAGGATATAGAACCTGGTACAAGAGGATATCGGCTGCCAAATATGGTCACTGGAAAGAAATGGGAATAGTACATTGTCTGTCTTTATCCTTAGCCGATATTGAGAGGAATGAACCAATGCTATCGGCTGCCGCTTACTTCTGGTCAGATACCCTGAATTGCTTCTTATTTCGGCAAGGCCCTATGACTCCAACACTGCTGACAGGCTTGGACATCATAACTTCCATCAACCCTTTTCAATCGGACATCAAATGCAACCATATCCATAAGACCAAGATCAATGGAGGTTGGAAAGGTTATATAGCAGAACACCAAGGTACAGGGCATGTTTCTGACAGAGAGCATGTTGCCTTCCTGGCAATGTGGTTGGAAAGAGATGTTTTCTGTGGCTCAACCTGTACCCCAACCACCAATTATCAGCATTTTGCCCAATTTCTGGTCGAAAAGAAGCATATCCCCTTGGGCAAGTATCTGCTCGGCTCAGTTTACTATATGCTCCATTCATCTGCTTGCAACATCTTGAAAGATGAAGTCATCTATTATGGGGGTCCTTGGTTGTTTGTGCAACTATGGCTCAATCTGTACACAAGACTAGCACTTGATTGACCATCTCTGACTTTATCAGAATTTTCAACAAATTATGCCGATGGTGAAGATATAAGCACAAGAAGGTGTATGTCCTTTGGAGAAGCAGCCATTGTGTTCCCAGGAGAAAAGCAATCAATTGAAAATTTCAAAGATTGGTTCTTCATATTTTATGATGTCTCTGCTTTGGCTACCAGGATGTGGTTTGCATATGACCCATCTTCATATTTTGAACTGCCAACTGATCTGAGGCTAAATGACTTGAATGATCCAATTGATCCAAGATCAAGAGAAAATTTCATGACTGCCATTACTCCTTGTATTCTTCCTGTTAGCATCTCCCAGGGCAAGACTATGAAGCCTTCGTTTGAATTTTATCACCCTACATCGGCTGCCAGACAACTTGGACTTGGACAATTACCCATCAGCCTGTATTTCATCAGAAAAGTCCAAGCAAGAGATTTAGTACCATCGGCTTTAGCTATGCACAAACTGTTGAATCTTGAAGGACCTCTGCTTGGTGATTGCAATGAAATCAAACTTCATCTCTTCAGGCATCAAACGTTTGATCAATGGTGGGTAGAGTGGAAGAAACACCTTTTTTCTATATCATCAAACTTCTACCTTACCACTGTAGATGAAGAATTGAGGGTTAATGTAAGTTGACTTCTATCCTTTGTTTCTCAATAAACACATTCTTTTATTCCATCAACTTAATCATGTACTCTTTTCTTGC is a genomic window of Oryza glaberrima chromosome 7, OglaRS2, whole genome shotgun sequence containing:
- the LOC127779264 gene encoding uncharacterized protein LOC127779264, yielding MKVVNRPSVTESEFPRLEPIVEDNGEERTYRRCMSYGEYASTPADAGAKLSAELLKDWFFSFYERFQKDARVWFFYADSMDLELPADFRFEDINHEKFQQSREVFTTAISPCILPVGIHQGRNIQVSYEFYHPMSSARQLGMGQLPIGLYFADKIQCRGDISSTLMMDRLLDIPGPPLGSIENIKLARFRSRAFDRCRFLTISLITEKENCCEEKIGCANSQTSSTKSGNRTPSAADSHHVEEEEQLTAPAIPVLADLFSFDIKDYLDETEEDTTSKATALLPDDVKRILEDISHRLEASLDNLVTNYEPIRARFTDIQALLPDELADALTPAVYLEQHQFKLEKARQRLADRRERKDIEATIQHNRQLVHIQKFKLDQLSEGPIKSKIDRLEARKIELLAQLQECNAELDIEHKKLADLPQAVEEQKARLKSAIKNVADMTKSLKVIRGTDAQDAQAIEEIEQIRQRAISAIQRYLSQ